The window aattgatatttttcatctctctcccttcctgtctatctctatctgttcctctgtctcacacacacacacagtacatcAGTGAACTAAACAGACAAAGCAGCTAATTTTTTAATGGGACTATCTAATACCTTCTAGGTTGTTGGGGGCAATGCCTAGGATTAAATCCTACCCATGTCCCTTTCCTCCTGGGTGACCCTGAGCGCTTGAGGTTGCTCAGGAATCATCCTGCTCCCTTCACATCATACCTGCCAGAGGTCTAGTCCCAGCACAGCGAAGTTTTCATAGGCATAAATAGTGCTATCAGGAGAGTACTCAGGGTTGTCAATCTCTGGGTGGACCCAAGTGCCCTTGTAATCTGGGTTGTCAATCTGGCGGGGTTTCCACTCACCCTGCGGAAGAAGGGAACCAGAAGGTGAGCAGAGGCCTCTATTCTCCCCAATGTGCACCCCACTCTGCTTAGAGCCCCAGGACCACCTTGTATTCTGGGTTCTGAATCACTGGTGGTTCCCACTCTCCGTCCATCTCTTCATCCCAGTCTTCAGGCTTTTTAGCATCAGGGTCAGGGATGTGCTCAGGCTTGTCCCAGTCCTGAGAGTACACAAGGAGGTCAGAGTCAGCCCATCTGGTCCACCACCCTCTCTGTGGTGGGGAGCCCCTGCCCAAACACCAACCTCAGGTTTGGAGTCTGTGGGATCATCAATCTTGGCCCGCTCATCCCAGTCTTCAGGTTTGGAAGCCTCAGGATCCTTTATTTTCTTGGGGGGCAAGAAGTCCCAATCATCCTCCAAGGATCCTGATTCCACTTGACTATTATCAATTTTCACCTCATAGGTGTTATCGGGCCGCACGATCAATGTGTACAGGTGTGTGAATTCATCATCCTGAAGAAGGCAGGAGGTGAGTGACTCCATCCACTAAACCAGCCTCTGACCTTACCCAAACAGCCATTTATCACCACCCCCCGCACACCTTGCAGCGGATGTCCTTGTTGATCAGCACATTCTTGCCCTTGTAGTTGAAGATGACATGAACTTTCTTGGTGCCAGGACCACAGATATCAGGGCCTAGGTGAGAATCAGGTCCAGTTAAGGGCCAGAGACTACCTTACAAAAGGAAAACTTGATTCTTAAGTTCAGGTGCtttaagactaaaaaaaaaaaaattcttggacCTTGACTATTTCTGAAATGTAATGAGTGgggcatagaaaaaaataaaatccatgcaCTAGAAATCAGTATCCTCACTTGTACTATTAGAAAATACCTACATAAAAATCAAACAAGTTAACAGCTTTAGACCAACAATAACAATGCAATAATTTGCTGTGACTACTCCCTCAATTACCCTTTCAAAAGAAAGCCTGATAATGTGTTTCCCAGGCTCTCAAGACCACCTTTCATGGGTTATAAGGAACCCATGGATGGGTCTTAAATCTTCCTCTCACTTATCAGAggtcagcaccagggcaggggtCCCTTACCAAACATGATGTTGTACTCGGAGTCTCCGTGCATGTCCTTCTGGTCCAAACTGTCTGGAAATAGCTTCACATAG is drawn from Saccopteryx leptura isolate mSacLep1 chromosome 1, mSacLep1_pri_phased_curated, whole genome shotgun sequence and contains these coding sequences:
- the CALR gene encoding calreticulin is translated as MLLPVPLLLGLLGLAAAEPVIYFKEQFLDGDGWTNRWVESKHKSDFGKFILSAGKFYGDLGKDKGLQTSQDARFYALSARFEPFSNKDQTLVVQFTVKHEQNIDCGGGYVKLFPDSLDQKDMHGDSEYNIMFGPDICGPGTKKVHVIFNYKGKNVLINKDIRCKDDEFTHLYTLIVRPDNTYEVKIDNSQVESGSLEDDWDFLPPKKIKDPEASKPEDWDERAKIDDPTDSKPEDWDKPEHIPDPDAKKPEDWDEEMDGEWEPPVIQNPEYKGEWKPRQIDNPDYKGTWVHPEIDNPEYSPDSTIYAYENFAVLGLDLWQVKSGTIFDNFLITNNEAYAEEFGNETWGVTKAAEKQMKHKQDEEQRLKEEEEDKKRKEEEEADKDDEDDKDEDEEEEDDKEEEEEDAAAGQAKDEL